One region of Lathamus discolor isolate bLatDis1 chromosome 2, bLatDis1.hap1, whole genome shotgun sequence genomic DNA includes:
- the LOC136007552 gene encoding uncharacterized protein LOC136007552 isoform X1 → MVRVGKDLKIIQFQPPCHGQGHLTLNHPTQGFMRCFPHRGHCCGSRPLLTLCLPLCSLHLGGGRSPCYGNPKKPQNFQFGSAASPPSRRPRQQPPRRSPSPPPPPSTSSGQEGDRETSPRYQENFALQKAQTSPCPCSLPAPPAPHDMAATPLPTHTQPPAATGERGGQQPHDPPPAMALPLHSPRRRRDAGKGRSRPMGAAPRGGAPAPPLGSPLCRGAAPPHAGMAEGLFPSGAPAFPPHTGMAEASSPQGHRLSLPTPAWRRPLPLRGTGFPSPNRHGGGLFPSGAPAFPPHTGMAEASSPESCRGSHLRERGLRRPSEALLPSTGGTFCQQPPWRPPGD, encoded by the coding sequence atggtcagggttggaaaggacctcaagatcatccagttccaacccccctgccatgggcagggacacctcacactaaaccatcccacacaaggcttcatgcGCTGTTTTCCTCACCGGGGACACTGCTGCGGGTCCCGGCCGCTCCTCACCCTCTGCCTGCCCCTCTGCAGCCTCCACCTCGGAGGCGGAAGGAGCCCCTGCTATGGAAACCCAAAAAAGCCCCAGAACTTTCAATTCGGGAGCGCGGCGAGCCCACCAAGCCGCAGACCCCGGCAGCAGCCGCCGCGGCGCagcccttctcctcctcctcctccttccaccTCGTCAGGGCAAGAAGGTGACAGAGAAACTTCCCCGCGGTACCAGGAGAACTTCGCTCTCCAGAAAGCGCAAACTTCGCCTtgtccctgcagcctccccgcgccgcccgcccctcACGACATGGcggccacccccctccccacacacacccaGCCGCCCGCCGCCAccggggagcggggcgggcAGCAGCCACACGACCCTCCTCCGGCCATGGCCCTTCCCCTGCACTCACCGCGGCGGCGAAGGGACGCAGGCAAAGGGAGGAGCCGGCCCATGGGTGCTGCCCCGCGGGGAGGAGCTCCCGCTCCACCCCTGGGCTCTCCGCTCTGTCGGGGAGCGGCTCCTCCTCACGCGGGCATGGCCGAAGGCCTCTTCCCCTCAGGGGCACCCGCTTTCCCTCCCCACACCGGCATGGCGGAGGCCTCTTCCCCTCAGGGGCACCGGCTTTCCCTCCCCACACCGGCATGGCGGAGGCCTCTTCCCCTCAGGGGCACCGGCTTTCCCTCCCCAAACCGGCATGGCGGAGGCCTCTTCCCCTCAGGGGCACCCGCTTTCCCTCCCCACACCGGCATGGCGGAGGCCTCCTCCCCCGAGAGCTGCCGGGGGTCCCACCTCAGAGAACGCGGCCTCCGCCGGCCCTCAGAGGCCCTGTTGCCCTCAACAGGAGGCACCTTCTGTCAACAGCCCCCATGGAGGCCGCCAGGAGATTGA
- the LOC136007552 gene encoding proline-rich proteoglycan 2-like isoform X3 — translation METQKSPRTFNSGARRAHQAADPGSSRRGAALLLLLLLPPRQGKKVTEKLPRGTRRTSLSRKRKLRLVPAASPRRPPLTTWRPPPSPHTPSRPPPPGSGAGSSHTTLLRPWPFPCTHRGGEGTQAKGGAGPWVLPRGEELPLHPWALRSVGERLLLTRAWPKASSPQGHPLSLPTPAWRRPLPLRGTGFPSPHRHGGGLFPSGAPAFPPQTGMAEASSPQGHPLSLPTPAWRRPPPPRAAGGPTSENAASAGPQRPCCPQQEAPSVNSPHGGRQEIDFHFLLARVQNPNCIWFTGVNQKQIGTSKFHGQGYKDKSTQRGTAITKTAPVPQ, via the exons ATGGAAACCCAAAAAAGCCCCAGAACTTTCAATTCGGGAGCGCGGCGAGCCCACCAAGCCGCAGACCCCGGCAGCAGCCGCCGCGGCGCagcccttctcctcctcctcctccttccaccTCGTCAGGGCAAGAAGGTGACAGAGAAACTTCCCCGCGGTACCAGGAGAACTTCGCTCTCCAGAAAGCGCAAACTTCGCCTtgtccctgcagcctccccgcgccgcccgcccctcACGACATGGcggccacccccctccccacacacacccaGCCGCCCGCCGCCAccggggagcggggcgggcAGCAGCCACACGACCCTCCTCCGGCCATGGCCCTTCCCCTGCACTCACCGCGGCGGCGAAGGGACGCAGGCAAAGGGAGGAGCCGGCCCATGGGTGCTGCCCCGCGGGGAGGAGCTCCCGCTCCACCCCTGGGCTCTCCGCTCTGTCGGGGAGCGGCTCCTCCTCACGCGGGCATGGCCGAAGGCCTCTTCCCCTCAGGGGCACCCGCTTTCCCTCCCCACACCGGCATGGCGGAGGCCTCTTCCCCTCAGGGGCACCGGCTTTCCCTCCCCACACCGGCATGGCGGAGGCCTCTTCCCCTCAGGGGCACCGGCTTTCCCTCCCCAAACCGGCATGGCGGAGGCCTCTTCCCCTCAGGGGCACCCGCTTTCCCTCCCCACACCGGCATGGCGGAGGCCTCCTCCCCCGAGAGCTGCCGGGGGTCCCACCTCAGAGAACGCGGCCTCCGCCGGCCCTCAGAGGCCCTGTTGCCCTCAACAGGAGGCACCTTCTGTCAACAGCCCCCATGGAGGCCGCCAGGAGATTGATTTCCACTTTCTTCTTGCAAGAGTTCAAAACCCCAACTGCATCTG GTTCACTGGAGTCAATCAAAAGCAAATTGGAACTTCCAAGTTCCATGGCCAAGGTTATAAGGACAAGTCTACACAGCGTGGTACAGCCATAACCAAAACTGCACCAGTACCACAG TGA
- the LOC136007552 gene encoding basic proline-rich protein-like isoform X2, which produces METQKSPRTFNSGARRAHQAADPGSSRRGAALLLLLLLPPRQGKKVTEKLPRGTRRTSLSRKRKLRLVPAASPRRPPLTTWRPPPSPHTPSRPPPPGSGAGSSHTTLLRPWPFPCTHRGGEGTQAKGGAGPWVLPRGEELPLHPWALRSVGERLLLTRAWPKASSPQGHPLSLPTPAWRRPLPLRGTGFPSPHRHGGGLFPSGAPAFPPQTGMAEASSPQGHPLSLPTPAWRRPPPPRAAGGPTSENAASAGPQRPCCPQQEAPSVNSPHGGRQEIDFHFLLARVQNPNCIWFTGVNQKQIGTSKFHGQGYKDKSTQRGTAITKTAPVPQVGELY; this is translated from the exons ATGGAAACCCAAAAAAGCCCCAGAACTTTCAATTCGGGAGCGCGGCGAGCCCACCAAGCCGCAGACCCCGGCAGCAGCCGCCGCGGCGCagcccttctcctcctcctcctccttccaccTCGTCAGGGCAAGAAGGTGACAGAGAAACTTCCCCGCGGTACCAGGAGAACTTCGCTCTCCAGAAAGCGCAAACTTCGCCTtgtccctgcagcctccccgcgccgcccgcccctcACGACATGGcggccacccccctccccacacacacccaGCCGCCCGCCGCCAccggggagcggggcgggcAGCAGCCACACGACCCTCCTCCGGCCATGGCCCTTCCCCTGCACTCACCGCGGCGGCGAAGGGACGCAGGCAAAGGGAGGAGCCGGCCCATGGGTGCTGCCCCGCGGGGAGGAGCTCCCGCTCCACCCCTGGGCTCTCCGCTCTGTCGGGGAGCGGCTCCTCCTCACGCGGGCATGGCCGAAGGCCTCTTCCCCTCAGGGGCACCCGCTTTCCCTCCCCACACCGGCATGGCGGAGGCCTCTTCCCCTCAGGGGCACCGGCTTTCCCTCCCCACACCGGCATGGCGGAGGCCTCTTCCCCTCAGGGGCACCGGCTTTCCCTCCCCAAACCGGCATGGCGGAGGCCTCTTCCCCTCAGGGGCACCCGCTTTCCCTCCCCACACCGGCATGGCGGAGGCCTCCTCCCCCGAGAGCTGCCGGGGGTCCCACCTCAGAGAACGCGGCCTCCGCCGGCCCTCAGAGGCCCTGTTGCCCTCAACAGGAGGCACCTTCTGTCAACAGCCCCCATGGAGGCCGCCAGGAGATTGATTTCCACTTTCTTCTTGCAAGAGTTCAAAACCCCAACTGCATCTG GTTCACTGGAGTCAATCAAAAGCAAATTGGAACTTCCAAGTTCCATGGCCAAGGTTATAAGGACAAGTCTACACAGCGTGGTACAGCCATAACCAAAACTGCACCAGTACCACAGGTAGGAGAACTGTATTAA
- the GGCT gene encoding gamma-glutamylcyclotransferase isoform X1: MGRTSAILSLPTWTKVKLTSAVLCLLYNGVCVLLLIKGYLCFLLISSYLGQTTERFALIQDFKLEFGHHQGRTSSVWHGGTATIVQSPGDEVWGIVWKMNTSNLSSLDKQEGVEAGIYVPIEVNVQTQAGEVLTCRSYQMQDYVCGPPSPQYKKVICMGAKQNGLPTDYQKKLEAIETNNYAGPVPIMEKIEAAIKEKEKTSA, from the exons ATGGGAAGAACATCGGCAATCCTGTCGCTGCCAACTTGGACAAAAGTCAAGCTGACTTCAGCGGTACTGTGTTTACTGTACAATGGGGTGTGTGTGCTGCTCCTGATAAAGGGCtacctctgctttcttctcattAGCTCGTATTTAGGGCAGACTACTGAGAGGTTTGCATTGATCCAG GATTTTAAGCTCGAGTTTGGCCATCATCAAGGCAGGACGAGCTCTGTCTGGCATGGAGGTACAGCTACCATTGTTCAGAGCCCTGGAGACGAAGTATGGGGAATAGTGTGGAAAATGAACACTAGCAATTTAAGTTCACTGGATAA GCAAGAGGGAGTTGAAGCTGGCATTTATGTCCCAATAGAAGTTAATGTTCAGACTCAAGCAGGAGAGGTACTGACCTGTCGGAGCTACCAGATGCAGGACTATGTCTGTGGTCCCCCTTCTCCTCAGTATAAAAAG GTTATCTGTATGGGTGCAAAACAGAATGGCTTGCCAACTGACTATCAGAAGAAATTAGAAGCTATTGAAACTAATAACTATGCAGGGCCAGTGCCAATCATGGAAAAAATTGAAGCTGCtattaaagaaaaggaaaaaacctctgCATAG
- the GGCT gene encoding gamma-glutamylcyclotransferase isoform X2 — protein sequence MEPGGRTGCSFLYYAYGSNLLRERLLLSNPSAALHGLARLQDFKLEFGHHQGRTSSVWHGGTATIVQSPGDEVWGIVWKMNTSNLSSLDKQEGVEAGIYVPIEVNVQTQAGEVLTCRSYQMQDYVCGPPSPQYKKVICMGAKQNGLPTDYQKKLEAIETNNYAGPVPIMEKIEAAIKEKEKTSA from the exons ATGGAGCCCGGCGGCCGCACCGGTTGTTCCTTCCTGTACTACGCGTACGGCAGCAACTTGCTGCGGGAGcggctgctgctgagcaaccCCTCGGCGGCGCTGCACGGCCTGGCACGCCTGCAG GATTTTAAGCTCGAGTTTGGCCATCATCAAGGCAGGACGAGCTCTGTCTGGCATGGAGGTACAGCTACCATTGTTCAGAGCCCTGGAGACGAAGTATGGGGAATAGTGTGGAAAATGAACACTAGCAATTTAAGTTCACTGGATAA GCAAGAGGGAGTTGAAGCTGGCATTTATGTCCCAATAGAAGTTAATGTTCAGACTCAAGCAGGAGAGGTACTGACCTGTCGGAGCTACCAGATGCAGGACTATGTCTGTGGTCCCCCTTCTCCTCAGTATAAAAAG GTTATCTGTATGGGTGCAAAACAGAATGGCTTGCCAACTGACTATCAGAAGAAATTAGAAGCTATTGAAACTAATAACTATGCAGGGCCAGTGCCAATCATGGAAAAAATTGAAGCTGCtattaaagaaaaggaaaaaacctctgCATAG